One region of Deinococcus seoulensis genomic DNA includes:
- a CDS encoding RNA-binding S4 domain-containing protein encodes MTDSSYSPYDPDTIDLQDFLKMRGLVETGGEAKFRVQGGEVRLNGQIETRRRRKLRRGDIVEYAGQRVTVDW; translated from the coding sequence ATGACCGATTCCAGTTACTCTCCCTACGATCCGGACACCATCGACCTGCAGGACTTCCTGAAGATGCGCGGGCTGGTCGAGACGGGCGGCGAGGCCAAGTTCCGCGTGCAGGGCGGCGAGGTCCGCCTGAACGGGCAGATCGAGACCCGCCGCCGCCGCAAACTGCGCCGGGGCGACATTGTCGAGTACGCCGGGCAGCGCGTCACGGTGGACTGGTAA
- a CDS encoding DUF1684 domain-containing protein — MGLYEEAVLDFRNRKDQHFAAGNGPVDPKSFHGLRYFAPDESWAFTVLLDRLPQDVAAEFPLETNTGETRVMARYGQVTVPLPGGERTLSVFAPLGDEQPARVFIPFRDATSGAAEGGTYGAGRYLDAALDRQLGGEGALVRVDFNLAYHPYCAYGDGWTCPLPPRENWLPDAVTAGERLP, encoded by the coding sequence GTGGGTCTGTACGAGGAGGCGGTGCTGGACTTCCGGAACCGCAAGGACCAGCATTTCGCGGCCGGGAACGGCCCGGTGGACCCGAAGTCGTTCCATGGCCTGCGGTACTTCGCGCCGGACGAGTCGTGGGCGTTCACGGTGCTGCTCGACCGCCTGCCGCAGGACGTGGCGGCGGAGTTCCCGCTGGAGACGAACACCGGCGAGACGCGCGTCATGGCCCGCTACGGGCAGGTGACGGTGCCCCTGCCGGGCGGCGAGCGGACCCTGAGCGTGTTCGCGCCGCTGGGCGACGAGCAACCGGCCCGCGTGTTCATTCCGTTCCGGGACGCCACGAGCGGCGCGGCCGAGGGCGGCACGTACGGCGCCGGCCGCTACCTGGACGCCGCGCTGGACCGGCAACTGGGCGGCGAGGGCGCGCTGGTGCGGGTGGATTTCAACCTCGCGTACCACCCGTACTGCGCGTACGGGGACGGCTGGACCTGCCCGCTGCCCCCGCGTGAGAACTGGCTGCCGGACGCGGTCACGGCGGGCGAACGACTGCCCTGA
- a CDS encoding ComF family protein, whose product MATHSGQRAAAVHRRTSGGGFLNAAQLFGDALRALLPRACPGCGGQLGRAAGLCAACRAHLHARVEAHSPLRVQPVPHLVTLGAYRGVNRRVVRTLKFGEARDLAAVLGEALAQGVPAHWNVGAVVPVPLHPARQRQRGFNQAELLGRAVAAGLGVPCVPGLQRTRHTAQQARRHAAQREDMHGAFRARPDALPGGPVLLIDDVFTTGNTLLACQDTLKEAGVTELYAAVIAR is encoded by the coding sequence GTGGCAACGCATTCAGGACAACGAGCCGCCGCTGTTCATCGACGAACTTCAGGCGGTGGGTTCCTGAACGCCGCGCAGCTGTTCGGGGACGCGCTGCGCGCCCTGCTACCCCGCGCCTGCCCCGGCTGCGGCGGGCAACTGGGCCGCGCCGCCGGACTGTGCGCCGCCTGCCGCGCCCACCTGCACGCCCGCGTCGAGGCCCACAGTCCCCTGCGTGTCCAGCCGGTCCCGCACCTCGTGACGCTGGGCGCGTACCGGGGCGTGAACCGCCGCGTGGTGCGCACCCTGAAATTCGGGGAGGCCCGCGACCTCGCTGCCGTGCTGGGCGAGGCCCTCGCGCAAGGTGTGCCCGCCCACTGGAACGTGGGGGCGGTCGTGCCCGTGCCGCTGCACCCGGCCCGGCAGCGGCAACGGGGTTTCAATCAGGCGGAACTGCTGGGCCGCGCCGTGGCCGCGGGGCTGGGCGTGCCGTGCGTGCCGGGCCTGCAACGCACCCGCCACACTGCTCAGCAGGCCCGCCGTCACGCCGCGCAGCGCGAGGACATGCACGGCGCGTTCCGCGCCCGCCCGGACGCACTGCCGGGCGGCCCGGTCCTGCTGATCGACGACGTGTTCACCACCGGCAACACCCTGCTCGCCTGCCAGGACACCCTGAAAGAGGCGGGCGTGACGGAGCTGTACGCCGCCGTCATCGCCCGCTGA
- a CDS encoding DinB family protein, producing the protein MTQPLTDPAVLAVMGATPDDVRARLTKELDRFEAQLRTRHADWTRVQPGREWSPAQDAEHVILINDSISRGVALLLSDRELRPSPRPPGETTPDGRRVAPPHTRPSEAGLAWEDLDTRWAQSRASLERAVTDLRPTPGRTLWHPFFGELDAMDWMRMVAIHLNNHRKQLEASASA; encoded by the coding sequence ATGACACAACCCCTGACGGACCCGGCCGTGCTGGCCGTGATGGGCGCCACGCCCGACGACGTGCGCGCCCGCCTCACCAAGGAACTCGACCGCTTCGAGGCCCAGCTGCGCACCCGCCACGCCGACTGGACCCGCGTGCAACCGGGCCGCGAGTGGAGCCCCGCGCAGGACGCCGAGCACGTCATCCTGATCAACGACTCCATCTCGCGCGGCGTGGCGCTGCTGCTCTCTGACCGCGAACTGCGCCCCTCGCCCCGCCCGCCCGGCGAGACCACCCCGGACGGCCGCCGCGTCGCCCCGCCCCACACCCGCCCCAGCGAGGCGGGTCTCGCCTGGGAGGACCTGGACACCCGCTGGGCGCAGAGCCGCGCCTCCCTGGAACGCGCCGTGACGGACCTGCGCCCCACGCCGGGCCGCACGCTGTGGCACCCGTTCTTCGGGGAACTGGACGCCATGGACTGGATGCGCATGGTCGCCATCCACCTGAACAACCACCGCAAGCAACTGGAAGCCAGCGCCAGCGCATGA
- a CDS encoding endonuclease: protein MDIPAELVHDTQARFLNRRAQRTEQLERLNVRGLIETDSAARVEARLSRLGVPMPDARALVEGHEPLADLTARLPQDTRQNVERLLGANDLVGVAYLDLARAAARAVARVVLRDRRGRTTGYGTGWLCSPRLLITNNHVLTGPDDARTAAAEFDYELRPDGTLRDRVTLPLDPDTLFLTSEALDYTVVAVGGDTAPFGWIPCFGGADRNVLGEALSIIQHPSGEPKQVALRENRLVDRLPDFLHYETDTAPGSSGSPVFNDAWEVVALHHSGVPRTDAQGRVLRRDGRPTAPGDSDSDIDWIANEGVRISRILEDLRARPDASHPLIAELLAAPRPPRPAPERTMATTRSAQDRATLDLGELDLNALNADPDGRVTLPVTLTLRLKAPEGRPAPGRDRPYLDPADADAARAYYAPLNAELNADATPQQRFLALSELVTGTHARTLAYAPAEQLYPWVDVWPDGQLRSLYSAREHTPAELIEADRAAQARRDRLAAAEGLNADALEDALPYNCEHVVPQSWFAKRQPMRGDLHHLFACEPDCNSFRGNTPYFDFPDYGEAIRSDCGRREPGEFEPAHGRGAAARATLYFLLRYPGVVRQYAPRHIQTLLAWHAAHPPGDWERHRNAAIHAAQGNRNPLIDHPDWAATTDFTEGLGR, encoded by the coding sequence ATGGACATTCCAGCGGAGTTGGTGCACGACACCCAGGCCCGGTTCCTGAACCGCCGGGCGCAGCGGACCGAGCAACTGGAGCGCCTGAACGTGCGCGGCCTGATCGAGACCGATTCCGCCGCGCGGGTCGAGGCCCGCCTCTCGCGGCTGGGCGTGCCCATGCCGGACGCCCGCGCGCTGGTCGAGGGGCACGAACCGCTGGCGGACCTCACTGCGCGCCTGCCGCAGGACACCCGGCAGAACGTGGAACGCCTGCTCGGCGCGAACGACCTGGTGGGCGTGGCGTACCTGGACCTCGCGCGCGCCGCCGCCCGCGCCGTGGCCCGCGTGGTTCTGCGCGACCGGCGGGGCCGCACCACCGGGTACGGCACCGGCTGGCTGTGCAGCCCCCGCCTGCTCATCACGAACAACCACGTCCTGACCGGACCCGACGACGCCCGCACGGCCGCCGCCGAATTCGACTACGAACTGCGCCCGGACGGCACCCTGCGCGACCGCGTGACCCTGCCCCTGGACCCGGATACGCTGTTCCTGACCAGCGAGGCGCTGGACTACACGGTCGTGGCCGTGGGGGGCGACACGGCGCCGTTCGGGTGGATTCCCTGCTTCGGCGGGGCCGACCGCAACGTGCTGGGCGAGGCCCTGAGCATCATCCAGCACCCCAGCGGCGAACCGAAACAGGTGGCGCTGCGCGAGAACCGCCTCGTGGACCGCCTGCCGGACTTCCTGCACTACGAGACCGACACCGCCCCCGGCAGCAGCGGCAGCCCCGTCTTCAACGACGCCTGGGAGGTCGTGGCGCTGCACCACAGCGGCGTGCCCCGCACCGACGCGCAGGGCCGCGTGCTGCGCCGCGACGGGCGGCCCACCGCGCCCGGCGACAGTGACAGCGACATCGACTGGATCGCAAACGAGGGCGTCCGCATCAGCCGCATCCTGGAGGACCTGCGCGCCCGCCCGGACGCCTCGCACCCCCTGATCGCGGAACTGCTCGCCGCGCCCCGCCCGCCCCGCCCCGCTCCCGAGAGGACGATGGCGACGACTCGCTCCGCCCAGGACCGCGCCACCCTGGACCTGGGTGAACTGGACCTGAACGCCCTGAACGCCGATCCGGACGGCCGCGTGACCCTGCCCGTCACGCTCACGCTACGGCTGAAAGCGCCGGAGGGGCGGCCCGCGCCGGGCCGGGACCGCCCGTACCTCGACCCGGCCGACGCGGACGCCGCCCGCGCCTACTACGCCCCGCTGAACGCCGAACTGAACGCCGACGCCACGCCGCAGCAGCGGTTCCTGGCCCTCTCTGAACTCGTGACCGGCACGCACGCCCGCACGCTGGCGTACGCGCCCGCCGAGCAGCTGTACCCCTGGGTGGACGTGTGGCCCGACGGGCAGCTGCGCAGCCTGTACTCGGCCCGCGAGCACACGCCCGCCGAACTGATCGAGGCGGACCGCGCCGCCCAGGCCCGCCGTGACCGTCTCGCCGCCGCCGAGGGCCTGAACGCCGACGCGCTGGAGGACGCCCTGCCGTACAACTGCGAGCATGTCGTGCCGCAGAGCTGGTTCGCGAAGCGGCAGCCCATGCGCGGCGACCTGCACCACCTGTTCGCCTGCGAACCCGACTGCAACTCCTTCCGGGGGAACACGCCGTACTTCGACTTCCCCGACTACGGCGAGGCGATCCGTAGCGACTGCGGCCGCCGCGAACCCGGCGAGTTCGAACCCGCCCACGGCCGGGGCGCCGCCGCCCGCGCCACGCTGTACTTCCTGCTGCGTTACCCCGGCGTGGTCCGCCAGTACGCGCCCCGGCACATTCAGACGCTGCTGGCATGGCACGCCGCGCACCCGCCCGGCGACTGGGAACGCCACCGCAACGCCGCCATTCACGCCGCGCAGGGCAACCGCAACCCCCTGATTGACCACCCGGACTGGGCCGCCACGACCGACTTCACGGAAGGTCTGGGCCGCTGA
- the serS gene encoding serine--tRNA ligase, translated as MLDLKFIRENAGAVRHAAQVKGVDIDIDDLLRVDRELVDLKQRVEAMQAERNANAKLVPKASPEERPALIQKGKDLAEEIRGLEPALRAHEDSLKVMLLRVPNIPHPSVPVGKDDSENVELRREGTLPEFDFTPLDHVDLLEKQGWSDPERVARVSGSRSYLLKGEAVMLEMAVLMFAMDFLAGRGFTPLSTTALARPDAFVGSGHFPGGEDQVYKIEGDELMLAGTAEVPVNSLYAGEQLSLDQLPVTFAAISAAFRSEAGSAGRDVRGLIRVHEFRKVEQYVLCEASEEVGLEWFAKILGNAEALLAALELPYRVVQNCTGDMGAGKVLMYDIETWVPSEQVYRETHSCSYLGDWQARRTGLRYRDAGGKLVFAHTLNNTGVAAPRILVPLLENHQQADGTIRIPAALRPYLGGKEVIGQPVR; from the coding sequence ATGCTAGACCTCAAATTCATCCGTGAGAACGCCGGGGCCGTCAGGCACGCCGCGCAGGTCAAGGGCGTGGACATCGACATCGACGACCTGCTGCGCGTGGACCGCGAACTGGTGGACCTGAAGCAGCGCGTGGAAGCCATGCAGGCCGAACGCAACGCCAACGCGAAACTCGTGCCGAAAGCCAGCCCGGAGGAACGCCCGGCCCTGATCCAGAAGGGCAAGGACCTCGCCGAGGAGATCAGGGGCCTGGAACCCGCCCTGCGCGCCCACGAGGACAGCCTGAAGGTCATGCTGCTGCGCGTGCCGAACATCCCGCACCCCTCCGTGCCGGTCGGGAAGGACGACAGCGAGAACGTCGAACTGCGCCGCGAGGGCACGCTGCCCGAGTTCGACTTCACGCCGCTGGACCACGTGGACCTGCTGGAGAAGCAGGGCTGGAGCGACCCGGAGCGCGTGGCCCGCGTGTCCGGCAGCCGCAGCTACCTGCTGAAGGGCGAGGCGGTCATGCTGGAGATGGCGGTCCTGATGTTCGCCATGGACTTCCTGGCCGGGCGGGGCTTCACGCCGCTGTCCACCACCGCCCTGGCCCGCCCGGACGCGTTCGTGGGCAGCGGGCACTTCCCCGGCGGCGAGGATCAGGTGTACAAGATCGAGGGCGACGAACTGATGCTGGCCGGGACCGCCGAGGTCCCCGTGAACAGCCTGTACGCCGGAGAGCAACTCAGCCTGGACCAGCTGCCGGTCACGTTCGCCGCGATCAGCGCCGCGTTCCGCAGCGAGGCCGGATCGGCCGGGCGGGACGTGCGCGGACTGATCCGCGTGCACGAGTTCCGCAAGGTCGAGCAGTACGTGCTGTGCGAGGCCAGCGAGGAAGTCGGCCTGGAATGGTTCGCGAAGATCCTGGGCAACGCCGAGGCACTCCTGGCGGCGCTGGAACTCCCGTACCGCGTCGTGCAGAACTGCACGGGCGACATGGGCGCGGGCAAGGTCCTGATGTACGACATCGAGACCTGGGTGCCCAGCGAGCAGGTGTACCGCGAAACGCACTCCTGCTCGTACCTGGGCGACTGGCAGGCCCGCCGCACCGGCCTGCGCTACCGCGACGCGGGCGGCAAACTGGTGTTCGCGCACACCCTGAACAACACGGGTGTCGCCGCGCCCCGCATCCTGGTGCCGCTGCTGGAAAACCACCAGCAGGCCGACGGGACCATCCGCATTCCCGCCGCGCTGCGCCCCTACCTGGGTGGCAAGGAAGTGATCGGCCAGCCCGTCCGCTGA
- the gatC gene encoding Asp-tRNA(Asn)/Glu-tRNA(Gln) amidotransferase subunit GatC → MIDAAQIDHLAQLARLHLTPEERTAMQGDLTRVLGYFDLLGEADTNGVQEMQRPVDLVNVLRDDVPGAVFPQAAVTALAPESMPDGHIRVPRTVEAD, encoded by the coding sequence ATGATCGACGCGGCCCAGATAGACCACCTCGCGCAGCTTGCCCGGCTGCACCTGACCCCGGAGGAACGCACCGCCATGCAGGGCGACCTGACCCGCGTGCTGGGGTACTTCGACCTGCTCGGCGAGGCCGACACCAACGGCGTGCAGGAAATGCAGCGCCCGGTCGACCTCGTGAACGTCCTGCGCGACGACGTGCCCGGCGCGGTCTTCCCGCAGGCCGCCGTGACCGCCCTGGCCCCCGAGAGCATGCCCGACGGTCACATCCGCGTGCCCCGCACCGTGGAGGCCGACTGA
- a CDS encoding serine hydrolase has product MRPSWRAPVFLSVSLLASAQAQATPDIRSAVTRLFSGPVQAEWLAPDFQAALSAEQLQVALDGLRAQLGAFQRTEMQGGMAVAVFEKGQLGVQAALDNQGRFTGLRFVPLVASADATGAGSPRELLQRIFGGPLDPALFAPAFLEALPAEQLQAFLDGLRAQYGPLQDVQLSATGATLIFENGPLTVRQFTLDAQGRVTALVVAPVTPEVTFGSPDEARAAFAALPGQVSLLVQEVGGSGAAPLVALNAARPLAVGSTFKLAILAELQAQVNAGQRAWTDELTLTDADRSLPSGTLQDAPTGSRYTLRDLAARMISQSDNTATDLLLNAVGRAGVEARFGQRPMPGTREAFALKNPANAALLAEYRAAVLNAPARRAVLERARVAPLPAPEAFAGGPLARDVEWFASTGRLCRLMGEVAALKETQLNPGVADPAEFRSVSFKGGSEPGVLNLTTQVTTPAGRTYCVSATWNDTRTLNDPQLLALYGGVLRLLR; this is encoded by the coding sequence ATGCGACCTTCCTGGCGTGCCCCGGTGTTCCTGAGCGTCTCTCTGCTGGCGTCCGCGCAGGCGCAGGCCACCCCGGACATCCGGTCGGCCGTGACGCGGCTGTTCAGCGGGCCGGTGCAGGCGGAGTGGCTGGCCCCGGACTTCCAGGCGGCCCTGAGTGCCGAGCAGCTTCAGGTGGCGCTGGACGGCCTGCGCGCGCAGCTGGGCGCCTTCCAGCGCACCGAGATGCAGGGCGGAATGGCCGTGGCCGTGTTCGAGAAGGGACAACTGGGCGTGCAGGCCGCGCTGGACAACCAGGGGCGTTTCACGGGCCTGCGCTTCGTGCCGCTGGTGGCCAGCGCCGACGCGACCGGGGCAGGCTCGCCGCGTGAGCTGCTACAACGCATCTTCGGGGGGCCGCTGGACCCGGCGCTGTTCGCCCCGGCGTTCCTGGAGGCACTGCCCGCAGAGCAGCTTCAGGCGTTCCTGGACGGCCTGCGCGCCCAGTACGGCCCGCTTCAGGACGTGCAACTCAGTGCGACCGGCGCCACCCTGATCTTCGAGAACGGCCCGCTGACCGTCCGGCAGTTCACGCTGGACGCTCAGGGCCGCGTGACCGCGCTGGTCGTTGCGCCCGTCACGCCAGAAGTGACCTTCGGCTCGCCCGACGAGGCGCGTGCCGCCTTTGCCGCGCTGCCCGGACAGGTCAGCCTGCTCGTGCAGGAGGTGGGCGGATCGGGGGCCGCCCCGCTCGTCGCCCTGAACGCCGCGCGGCCCCTGGCGGTCGGGTCCACCTTCAAACTGGCGATCCTGGCCGAGTTGCAGGCGCAGGTCAACGCCGGGCAGCGCGCCTGGACCGACGAACTGACCCTGACGGACGCCGACCGCAGCCTCCCCAGCGGCACGTTGCAGGACGCGCCGACCGGCAGCCGCTACACGCTGCGGGACCTCGCGGCGCGCATGATCTCGCAGAGCGACAACACGGCCACGGACCTGCTGCTGAACGCCGTGGGCCGCGCGGGCGTGGAGGCCCGGTTCGGTCAGCGGCCCATGCCGGGCACCCGTGAAGCCTTCGCCCTGAAGAACCCCGCGAACGCCGCGCTGCTCGCCGAGTACCGCGCCGCCGTCCTGAACGCCCCGGCGCGGCGGGCGGTGCTGGAACGCGCGCGCGTGGCCCCGCTGCCCGCTCCGGAAGCCTTCGCGGGCGGCCCCCTGGCGCGGGACGTGGAATGGTTCGCCAGCACGGGACGCCTGTGCCGCCTGATGGGCGAGGTCGCCGCCCTGAAGGAAACGCAGCTGAATCCCGGCGTGGCCGACCCCGCCGAGTTCCGCAGCGTCAGCTTCAAGGGCGGCAGCGAGCCCGGCGTGCTGAACCTGACCACCCAGGTCACCACCCCGGCGGGCCGCACGTACTGCGTGAGCGCCACCTGGAACGACACCCGCACCCTGAACGACCCGCAGTTGCTGGCGCTGTACGGCGGCGTGCTGCGCCTGCTGCGCTGA
- a CDS encoding BsuPI-related putative proteinase inhibitor yields MTPRIRTALLSTALLSTGLLGTLSAQAQTSIFNIPALPPRSAATPTTPAPVTPAPMTPAPTAPARPALNPMLAAPHAANLSGPGSLRAGQDTTWTFNLTNLGETAIDLQHGACDVRFEVLNAAGQVVRANPTNTVCTMQLVMTNVAPGETMDVQSVRWNGRGSDGKALPAGEYTIRAYFNGAGVSILAEDYPVTLEN; encoded by the coding sequence ATGACGCCCCGCATCCGCACGGCCCTGCTGTCCACCGCCCTGCTGTCCACCGGCCTGTTGGGCACGCTGTCCGCCCAGGCGCAGACGAGCATCTTCAACATTCCGGCCCTGCCGCCCCGCAGCGCCGCGACCCCCACCACGCCCGCACCTGTCACCCCGGCACCCATGACCCCTGCACCCACCGCTCCGGCCCGACCGGCCCTGAACCCCATGCTGGCCGCCCCGCACGCCGCGAACCTCAGCGGTCCCGGCAGTCTGCGCGCCGGGCAGGACACCACCTGGACCTTCAACCTGACCAACCTGGGCGAGACCGCCATCGACCTGCAACACGGCGCGTGCGACGTGCGTTTCGAGGTCCTGAACGCCGCCGGGCAGGTCGTGCGCGCCAACCCCACGAACACCGTCTGCACCATGCAGCTCGTCATGACGAACGTCGCGCCGGGCGAGACCATGGACGTGCAGAGCGTCCGCTGGAACGGCCGGGGCAGCGACGGCAAGGCCCTGCCCGCCGGGGAGTACACCATCCGCGCGTACTTCAACGGGGCGGGCGTGAGCATCCTCGCCGAGGACTACCCGGTCACGCTGGAAAACTGA
- a CDS encoding GNAT family N-acetyltransferase: protein MPTQPSLTLPTLTLPALTLRSRRDDDLPTLWRWLHAESDPEWQRWDAPYFHAASGPSTLSLTDFTAREGGRAPDPHGRIVALDGACIGQVSRAEEAPAGGGWWDLGVLIFDPQHWGGGLGTRALDLWVAATFAETDAHVLTLTTWGGNERMIRAAARLGFRECARIPQARAWAGQRWDSVKLAQLRTDRAAGQAP, encoded by the coding sequence ATGCCAACACAGCCCAGCCTGACCCTGCCGACTCTGACCCTGCCCGCCCTGACCTTGCGCAGCCGCCGCGACGACGACCTGCCCACCCTCTGGCGCTGGCTGCACGCGGAGAGCGACCCGGAATGGCAACGCTGGGACGCCCCGTACTTCCATGCGGCCAGCGGGCCGTCCACGCTGTCCCTGACGGACTTCACGGCCCGCGAGGGTGGCCGCGCGCCTGACCCGCACGGGCGGATCGTCGCGCTGGACGGCGCGTGCATCGGGCAGGTCAGCCGCGCCGAGGAAGCCCCGGCGGGCGGCGGCTGGTGGGACCTGGGCGTGCTGATCTTCGACCCGCAGCACTGGGGCGGCGGGCTGGGTACGCGGGCACTGGACCTGTGGGTGGCAGCGACCTTCGCCGAGACGGACGCGCACGTCCTGACCCTGACCACCTGGGGCGGAAACGAGCGCATGATCCGCGCGGCGGCCCGCTTGGGCTTCCGCGAGTGCGCCCGCATCCCGCAGGCCCGCGCGTGGGCCGGGCAGCGCTGGGACAGCGTGAAACTCGCGCAACTGCGAACCGACCGGGCAGCTGGTCAGGCGCCCTGA
- a CDS encoding toxic anion resistance protein: MSDGTSGPLTPPDSLLKAPDAVPAVRAQEAPEMVPLSAEDRARLDQMARAFAQDVLVAGAHTPEFKRKLDAVHELGLPEQRAAAQSSNRMLDRPLRATKVGALAEGSDILRGLTDLRRTVEDLDPSRAATPRRFLGLLPGGKKVQNALDKYQSAQSHLNGILEALYRGQDELRRDNATIETEKVHLWDTMQKLRQYAHVGKAVDEALTQRLQELQVTDPEKARMVSEELLFAVRQRVTDLLTQLAVSIQGYLALDLVRRNNLELIKGVDRATTTTVSALKTALMVSQALGTQQAVLGQVTALNDTTGKMIGSTASLLRQQSTEIQRQAGSATVDPQIIQAAFRDVYGALDAISSYRQQALERFQDTMQVLDKEVAQAQTYLDRERQQASRELAQDLNVTPQGELKI; the protein is encoded by the coding sequence ATGAGCGATGGTACTTCCGGTCCGCTGACTCCCCCCGACTCCCTGCTGAAAGCGCCGGACGCCGTCCCGGCCGTGCGGGCGCAGGAAGCGCCGGAGATGGTGCCCCTGTCCGCCGAGGACCGCGCGCGGCTCGACCAGATGGCCCGCGCGTTCGCGCAGGACGTGCTGGTCGCCGGGGCGCACACCCCGGAATTCAAACGCAAACTGGACGCCGTGCATGAACTCGGGCTGCCCGAACAGCGGGCCGCCGCGCAGAGCAGCAACCGCATGCTGGACCGCCCGCTGCGCGCCACCAAGGTCGGGGCGCTCGCCGAGGGCAGCGACATCCTGCGCGGCCTGACCGACCTGCGCCGCACCGTGGAAGACCTGGACCCCAGCCGCGCCGCCACGCCCCGCCGGTTCCTGGGCCTGCTGCCCGGCGGCAAGAAGGTGCAGAACGCCCTGGACAAGTACCAGAGCGCGCAGTCGCACCTGAACGGCATCCTGGAGGCGCTGTACCGCGGGCAGGACGAACTGCGCCGCGACAACGCCACCATCGAGACCGAGAAGGTGCACCTGTGGGACACCATGCAGAAACTCCGGCAGTACGCGCACGTCGGGAAGGCCGTGGATGAGGCCCTCACGCAGCGCCTTCAGGAGTTGCAGGTCACGGACCCCGAGAAGGCCCGCATGGTCAGCGAGGAACTGCTGTTCGCAGTCCGGCAGCGCGTGACGGACCTGCTGACCCAGCTGGCCGTGAGCATCCAGGGCTACCTGGCGCTGGACCTCGTGCGACGCAATAACCTGGAGCTGATCAAGGGTGTGGACCGCGCCACGACCACCACCGTCAGCGCCCTGAAGACCGCGCTGATGGTCTCGCAGGCGCTCGGGACGCAGCAGGCCGTGCTGGGGCAGGTGACGGCCCTGAACGACACGACCGGCAAGATGATCGGCTCGACCGCCAGCCTGCTGCGCCAGCAGAGCACCGAGATCCAGCGGCAGGCGGGCAGCGCCACCGTGGACCCGCAGATCATCCAGGCGGCGTTCCGGGACGTGTACGGCGCGCTGGACGCCATCAGCTCGTACCGGCAGCAGGCGCTGGAACGCTTCCAGGACACCATGCAGGTGCTGGACAAGGAGGTCGCGCAGGCGCAGACGTACCTGGACCGCGAGCGGCAGCAGGCGTCCCGCGAACTCGCGCAGGACCTGAACGTCACGCCACAGGGCGAGCTGAAAATCTGA
- a CDS encoding DUF1540 domain-containing protein produces MNYDTQSMVSRCDATTCRFNEDMNCTAGQVEISMSGQTAQCITFAPADAMNESQSARADN; encoded by the coding sequence ATGAACTACGACACCCAGAGCATGGTCAGCCGCTGCGACGCCACCACCTGCCGCTTCAACGAAGACATGAACTGCACCGCCGGGCAGGTCGAGATCAGCATGAGCGGCCAGACCGCCCAGTGCATCACCTTCGCCCCGGCCGACGCCATGAACGAAAGCCAGAGCGCCCGCGCCGACAACTGA